The following proteins are co-located in the Aquarana catesbeiana isolate 2022-GZ linkage group LG02, ASM4218655v1, whole genome shotgun sequence genome:
- the BCDIN3D gene encoding RNA 5'-monophosphate methyltransferase yields MADLEDPGAAPYGNFPNYYTFHPPENRLSLLPPGHLLELLNRQEKGEEPLLALDVGCNTGELSIGLYNHLLQPRGSSEALQDVHFLCCDIDPDLISRAKTGNPFPDSITFSSLDIMDPSSLDILQKFLEKFGQARFDIGFCMSITMWIHLNHGDHGLVDFLKKLTTLCDYLLVEPQPWKCYRSAARRLRKLGRQDFDHFHTLAIRGDMTEEIINILTRHCNSQLVHRFGNTTWDRSLLLFKNRSTKLPS; encoded by the exons ATGGCAGACCTGGAGGATCCTGGTGCTGCTCCGTACGGGAACTTCCCCAACTACTACACCTTCCATCCGCCGGAGAACCGACTCAGCCTCCTTCCCCCGGGACATCTGCTGGAGCTCCTGAACCgacaggagaaaggggaggagCCTCTGCTGGCCCTGGACGTGGGATGTAACACCGGT GAGCTCAGTATTGGTTTATATAACCATCTCTTACAACCAAGGGGGAGTTCGGAGGCCCTTCAAGATGTCCACTTCTTGTGCTGTGACATTGACCCTGATCTGATCAGCAGAGCTAAGACTGGAAACCCCTTCCCCGATTCCATAACATTCTCTTCTCTGGATATCATGGACCCCTCATCACTGGACATCTTACAAAAATTCCTGGAAAAGTTTGGCCAAGCCAGGTTTGACATTGGATTTTGTATGTCAATAACCATGTGGATCCATCTAAATCATGGTGACCACGGACTGGTAGACTTCCTTAAGAAGCTAACAACACTGTGTGACTATCTGCTAGTAGAGCCTCAGCCATGGAAGTGTTATAGGTCAGCGGCCCGGCGTCTCCGCAAGCTAGGGAGACAAGACTTTGATCACTTCCACACACTGGCCATCCGTGGAGATATGACAGAAGAAATCATTAACATCCTGACCAGACACTGCAATAGTCAGCTTGTTCATCGTTTTGGTAATACAACTTGGGATCGAAGTCTTTTATTGTTTAAAAACAGATCAACAAAATTACCCAGCtag